Proteins co-encoded in one Bemisia tabaci chromosome 9, PGI_BMITA_v3 genomic window:
- the LOC109038173 gene encoding uncharacterized protein, with protein sequence MSLSSNGRGGRSPRRHLHLRKHKSPDGRMLLQLHTSGWTKLHKIEINYGDIVVCHTHTYGTFKRPKTHFFLAVSGHELQHVYPIPGDPSERGVIVIEDKAKIPHKFHSFLDCDSCKNLGNGRYDKQATSLRAEKWVDRYTFYNEDSCASYHWVVYWVTGRVPEPKIYIPGFNPRLNMVCRLKNIKTSPEPLGTDTKISDETLSKLATISDEDVLAEIFKNESNQSDTESTGRYSDNGIAIEHP encoded by the exons ATGAGCTTGTCTTCCAACGGGCGAGGCGGGAGATCTCCACGCCGTCACCTGCACCTGAGAAAGCACAAATCACCGGACGGGAGAATGTTGCTTCAGCTGCATACTTCCGGTTGGACGAAACTCCACAAAATTGAAATCAACTACGGTGATATAGTAGTGTGTCACACCCATACATATGGCACGTTCAAGCGGCCGAAGACTCACTTCTTTCTCGCTGTCAGTGG GCATGAACTCCAGCACGTTTATCCCATACCCGGGGACCCTTCCGAGCGTGGTGTAATTGTGATCGAAGATAAAGCTAAGATTCCCCACAAATTCCATAGTTTTCTTGATTGTGACAGCTGCAAAAATCTTGGAAATGGAC GATACGATAAGCAAGCAACGAGTCTACGAGCTGAAAAATGGGTCGACAGATATACTTTTTACAACGAGGACTCATGTGCGAGCTATCACTGGGTCGTGTACTGGGTGACCGGTAGAGTTCCAGAGCCCAAAATATATATTCCCGGCTTCAATCCTCGTCTGAACATGGTGTGCCgcttgaaaaatatcaaaacatCTCCCGAACCCTTGGGAACGGACACGAAGATTTCAGATGAGACTTTATCTAAATTAGCTACAATATCGGATGAAGATGTCTTagctgaaatatttaaaaatgaatccaATCAGTCGGACACTGAATCTACAGGACGCTACAGCGACAATGGCATTGCGATCGAACATCCTTAG